GCAAGCTCCATAGGGTCCAGGTCAGCCATGCCGATTCTCCTTTTCGAGTAAGGTTTGGAGACCGGGAGCCGGGGATGCGGGGAGGCAGGGCGGCGGCCGGGGAACGAAGCGGTCCTGAATGCCGCGCCGATTCCTGCACCCGAGTCACGGGTCTCACTCGTAATTATAGAGCAATAGAGAGAGATTCACACGGAGAATTCTCAGCGTCGGGATCACCGGCGAATACGCCGGGCCCCGGGCTACTCGCCCGTCTCCATCCTCCTGATGAGCGCGTCTGCGAATTCCGTCGTGCTCAGTTGCCCGCCGAGGTCGCGCGTCTTGTCGCCTTCCTGGAGCGCACGGTCGTAGGCGTGCTTTATCCTCTCGGCGCATTCGAAGAAATCTTCGCGGCCCTCGGTGTCGGCGATGTGATTCAGCATCATGACGCCCGACATCAGTAGCGCGAGCGGGTTCGCGACGTTCTTTCCGGCGATGTCGGGGGCCGAGCCGTGCACAGCTTCGAACACGGCTTCGCTATCGCCGATGTTAGCGCCCGGCACCACTCCGAGCCCGCCCACGAGCCCCGCGCAGAGGTCGCTGATGAGGTCGCCGTAGAGATTTTCGAGGAGAAGGATGTCGAACTGGGGGGGGTCCTGGACGAGCTTCATACATCCGGCGTCGATTATCATCTCCTGGTATTCGATGTCGGGGTATTCGAGGGCCGCTTCCTTGGACTTGCTTATGAAAAGCCCGTCCGTCATCTTCATGATGTTCGCCTTGTGAAAGACCGTAACCTTCCTCCTGTGGCGGTGGCGCGCGTATTCGAACGCCCAGTGGGATATGCACGAGCAGGCCTTTTCGGTGGCGACCTTCATGCTCATGACGACGCCCGGTGTGACTACGTTTTCGACGCCGCTGTAGAGGCCCTCGGTGTTCTCGCGGATTATGACTATATCGACGTTGTTAAAGCGCGTCGTGACTCCGGGGAGGTTCCTTACCGGCCTGACTGCAGCGTAGAGGTCGAGGATTTTCCTGAGCTGGACGTTCACCGACGTAAAGCCCTTCCCTATTGGCGTCGTGCACGGCCCCTTGAGCGCTACCTTGTGCTCTTTTATCGCGTCTATGGTTTCCTCCGGCATGACGTGGAGCCCTTGTTCGAGGGCCGAAAGGCCGGCCAGATGCTCTACCCATTCGATGTCTGCGCCGGATGCCGCTATGACTTTTTCTACCGCTGCGGTAATCTCGGGCCCTATACCGTCGCCCGGAATGATAACGATTCTGCGTGTGCTCATGATGGATATTGAACCCTGATTTTGGGAGGTTATCAATTCCCCGGGCGAAATGCGGGGTTTTTTAGAGCCGCCGGGATGCAGAACGGCGCGGCAGGCCGCCGAGGAAACCGTGCCGCTCATTCCGGGACGTCAGAACCGGCACGTAATCTTAAAGCCGTAGTAGTCGTAATCGTTCGTTACGCCGGCTGCGTACGTGAACGAAAGGTCTATCGCGTTTACATAGGAGTCGGCTATTTTCTTCACCGTCGCCATGCCGAGGCCCATGTCGTAGAAGGAATCGAGATAGAGGTTATTTCCCCAGAAGCGCGTGAAGTTGAAAAAGAACCTGAACGCCGCGGGGTTGCCGAGGACGTTGAAATCGAGCTTCTGGGTGAGGTCGACGCCGTTCCTGAGGACGTAGTTCGTAAGCTCGTAGCTAATGTCGTATCCCTTTATCTTTATGCCGTCTATGGTGGTGGATATGCCGCCGAGTGTTCCGAATCCTATGTGCGTCGAACCCATCTTGTAGTGGAAATAGTTCGTTAGGCTGCCCGATACGAGAACGGCAAGCGCGCCGACGTCGATTGAGCCCACGCCGCCCGCGCGCGCCATGGGCGTAAGGCTCCACCACCGGGTCGGGCGGTACTGAACGCCCGTGCCGAAAGAGGCCATGTAGGACCACGAGCCCTCCGTCCGCGTCAAGGTCACGGGGAGGTCGAAGATGAGGGAGAGCTTCGGAACGCTCTTTAAATTCCACTTGTAATTTATGGGGACGCTCACGACCTGACCGTCGAACGCGCCGGCGTCGAAGAACCCGTATTCCGCCCCGAAGGTGAACTGGTTCCTGATGCCCCCGGCGACGCCCGGGGCCGTGATGAACGGCCCGGTTATTCCGGCGTCGAAGTCGGACATGAACATCCTCGTCTGGAGGCTGTTCGGATTTCCGGCGACCGGGTCTACGGGCGAGTACCTGACAAGGAGCTGAAGAAGCGTCGTGAGCTTGGCGTCGGACGCTGACAGCGATTCGTAGTTGCCCT
This is a stretch of genomic DNA from Thermodesulfobacteriota bacterium. It encodes these proteins:
- a CDS encoding isocitrate/isopropylmalate family dehydrogenase, with the translated sequence MSTRRIVIIPGDGIGPEITAAVEKVIAASGADIEWVEHLAGLSALEQGLHVMPEETIDAIKEHKVALKGPCTTPIGKGFTSVNVQLRKILDLYAAVRPVRNLPGVTTRFNNVDIVIIRENTEGLYSGVENVVTPGVVMSMKVATEKACSCISHWAFEYARHRHRRKVTVFHKANIMKMTDGLFISKSKEAALEYPDIEYQEMIIDAGCMKLVQDPPQFDILLLENLYGDLISDLCAGLVGGLGVVPGANIGDSEAVFEAVHGSAPDIAGKNVANPLALLMSGVMMLNHIADTEGREDFFECAERIKHAYDRALQEGDKTRDLGGQLSTTEFADALIRRMETGE